The following coding sequences lie in one Pan paniscus chromosome X, NHGRI_mPanPan1-v2.0_pri, whole genome shotgun sequence genomic window:
- the LOC117977686 gene encoding cytochrome c oxidase subunit NDUFA4-like translates to MLYQILNQAKKHLSMILLFEFIGDGGTGAALYVLYPALFNPDVTWDRKNDPEPWNKLGPNDQYKLYSVNVDYSKPKKEGLVKLL, encoded by the coding sequence ATGCTCTACCAGATCCTCAATCAAGCCAAGAAGCATCTGAGCATGATTCTCCTCTTTGAGTTTATTGGAGATGGAGGTACTGGAGCAGCACTGTATGTTTTATATCCAGCATTGTTCAATCCAGATGTTACTTGGGACAGAAAAAATGACCCAGAGCCCTGGAACAAACTGGGTCCCAACGATCAATACAAGCTCTACTCAGTTAATGTGGATTACAGCAAACCGAAGAAAGAAGGTCTTGTAAAATTGCTTTAG